The Temnothorax longispinosus isolate EJ_2023e chromosome 4, Tlon_JGU_v1, whole genome shotgun sequence genome has a window encoding:
- the Pll gene encoding serine/threonine-protein kinase pelle, whose amino-acid sequence MATTESIKYIYHLPFVERSEFCKIMNQNDKWEELAGTWMKYDVLTIQSLRKEKNPTDELLTLWGHYNHTTAELFVLLSRMQHYQSMVPLLPFVDQKFHRLLYNGEGNLQNMPRKQLVNKNTKDLKIGTQNFNQRVLPQQSVNKILNQPTAQLGISPSNSNNLLVASPAAAAVFSPQNIGSNEKKINESPLPRTETTLPHASYSELAIATDGWNQHNILGRGGFGTVYRGIWKNTDVAIKKIRQKGSDSDESYILQLQQSLKEIKILNSRTHENILPLYAYSLGGEAPCLVYQLMKNGSLEDRLLLRQKTKPLKWMQRHEIAKGTARGLQYLHTIGEKPLIHGDIKSANILLDKNFEPRIGDFGLAREGPERDSMKISRIHGTRPYLPEEFLRDKKLSTKIDTYSYGIVLFEIATGLRAYDDSRPEKLLGDLIEAWKDEDISLLMDKKGGEENKQVYGNLISIGKWCSKRSAQDRPEMEIVFQILNGL is encoded by the exons ATGGCAACAACGGAGagcatcaaatatatttaccaCTTGCCCTTTGTTGAACGATcagaattttgcaaaattatgaaCCAAAATGATAAGTGGGAGGAGCTGGCTG GTACCTGGATGAAATATGATGTCTTAACGATACAAAGTTtaagaaaggagaaaaatcCCACGGATGAGCTCTTGACACTATGGGGCCATTATAATCACACAACAGCAGAACTATTTGTGTTATTATCCAGAATGCAACACTATCAGTCAATGGTACCATTATTACCTTTCGTTGATCAGAAATTTCATCGGCTTTTGTACAACGGGGAAGGCAATTTGCAGAACATGCCGCGTAAGCAGTTGGTCAACAAGAACACTAAAGATTTGAAGATTGGCACACAGAATTTTAATCAACGCGTACTGCCGCAGCAaagtgttaataaaattttaaatcagcCAACGGCGCAATTGGGTATTAGCCCGAGCAACTCCAATAATTTGTTAGTAGCTTCACCAGCAGCTGCTGCTGTTTTCTCTCCGCAGAATATTGGCAGTAATGAGAAAAAGATTAACGAATCGCCACTGCCAAGAACAGAAACTACTTTGCCACACGCAAGTTATAGTGAACTAGCTATTGCCACAGATGGATGGAATCAGCACAACATATTGGGAAGAGGTGGTTTTGGAACAGTATACAGag GCATCTGGAAAAATACTGatgttgcaataaaaaaaatccgaCAAAAGGGATCCGATTCGGATGAAAGTTACATATTGCAGCTGCAGCAatcattgaaagaaattaagattttgAATTCTCGTACCCATGAAAATATCTTGCCTTTATATGCATACAGTCTCGGCGGCGAAGCACCGTGCTTGGTTTATCAGCTGATGAAGAATGGGTCTTTGGAAGATAGGCTGCTATTAAGACAAAAGACTAAACCGTTAAAGTGGATGCAAAGACATGAAATTGCTAAAGGTACAGCACGCGGATTGCAATACTTGCACACCATCGGGGAAAAACCATTGATCCATGGTGATATTAAAAgcgcaaatattttgttggataaaaattttgagcCTAGGATTGGTGATTTTGGCTTGGCGCGGGAAGGTCCTGAAAGAGACAGTATGAag atcaGCAGAATTCATGGAACTAGACCCTACCTGCCAGAAGAATTTTTACGTGACAAAAAATTGTCCACAAAAATAGACACTTATAGTTACGGCATAGTCTTATTCGAAATAGCAACTGGTCTTCGAGCTTATGACGATTCACGGCCCGAAAAATTGTTAGGAGATTTAATTGAAGCTTGGAAAGACGAAGACATTTCCTTATTGATGGACAAGAAAGGTGGTGAAGAGAACAAACAGGTTTATGGTAATTTAATATCCATAGGAAAATGGTGTTCTAAGAGATCGGCGCAAGATCGACCCGAAATGGAAAttgtatttcaaatattgaaCGGTTTATGA